The Caldisericia bacterium DNA segment GAAGTGGTGAGGTGAGAAGATGTGGAACCTTTTGAAGAACGCTTTAAGAATAAAAGAGCTTAGAAACAGAATCCTGTTCACCCTCTTCATGTTTGGTCTCTTCAGATTGGGAACATTTGTTCCTGTTCCAGGTGTGAATAGAGAGATTCTAAAACAAGCTGTTGAGAAGGGAGGCTTACTTTCCCTTATGGATATGTTTGCTGGAGGAGGCCTCTCAAACTTTTCAATCTTTACCCTTGGAGTTTTCCCATACATCAATGCATCCATCATTATGCAACTTCTTGGTGCTGTATTCCCATCCCTTGAGGAGCTCATGAAGGAGGGTGGAGAGGAAGGAAGGAGAAAGATCGCTGTCTGGACAAAGTACCTTACATTTTTCCTTGCCCTTATACAAGCTTCTGCTCTCCTTATCACCTTTACAAACAATGGTGCAGTTACTGCTAAAGGACTTCTATCAAAGGCAACCATAATCTTTACACTTGTTGCAGGAACCTATGTTCTTTATTGGATTGGAGAGATTATAAGCCAAAAAGGTATAGGAAATGGAGTCTCTTTAATTATATTTGCAGGAATAGTGAGTAGAATTCCTCTTGGTATAGGAGAGATTGCAAGACTCTATGGAAAAGCTGGAGGAATCACACTTGTTCAGATATTAGTTGCAGTTGTTGGACTCCTTGTAATTCTATTTGCAATTCTATATCTCTATCAATCTGAGAGAAGGGTTCCAGTTCAGTATGCAAAAA contains these protein-coding regions:
- the secY gene encoding preprotein translocase subunit SecY; translation: MWNLLKNALRIKELRNRILFTLFMFGLFRLGTFVPVPGVNREILKQAVEKGGLLSLMDMFAGGGLSNFSIFTLGVFPYINASIIMQLLGAVFPSLEELMKEGGEEGRRKIAVWTKYLTFFLALIQASALLITFTNNGAVTAKGLLSKATIIFTLVAGTYVLYWIGEIISQKGIGNGVSLIIFAGIVSRIPLGIGEIARLYGKAGGITLVQILVAVVGLLVILFAILYLYQSERRVPVQYAKRIVGRRIYGGQSTYIPLRLIQAGILPIIFASSFIMFPATLAQFFPGTWIENVAKVLTDRTSIVYNITFFLLVVFFTYFYTEISFNPQELADNLKKWGGFIPGVRPGKATAQYIARIINRITLPAAIILGLIAIVPNYFFRTVNIRAFYFGGTSILIIIGVALETVQQIDAYVKMRHYEGLLK